The Andreesenia angusta nucleotide sequence TGAAAGGAAAGGGACTGTGTCTTCCGAGTTCTGTGGATTTAAAAAGTGAGGAAATTGAAAAAGTTTGCAAGGCTTTAAGATAAATATACGTTTAGTTTGGACTAGAAATTGTGATTTTTTTAAAAATTCGATTAAACAAGGAGAAAAATATGAAAGTACTAATGGTTGCATATGATAATGATTCATTTCTAACTTGGTTTCCCCAAGGCTTAGCATACCTTGCTAAAGCATGCTTAAACGCAGGACATGATGTTGAAATATACCAACAAGACATATACCACTATCCAGATAGTCACTTGACAGAAAAGCTAGATAGAGATCAGTATGATATTGTCATAGTAAGCGTTATAGGAGGCTACTATCAGTATAGAAAACTAATAAGCCTTTCAGAGGCTATAAATAAGTCTGTCAATAGAGAAAACTTTAAATATTTGATAGGAGGACATGGCCCGGCAGCTGATCCAGAATACTTCTTAAGAAAGACTTCAGCGGACTTTGTTGGAATTGGAGAAGGTGAAATTACAATTGTGGAATTGTTAAATACAATTCAAAAAGGCCTAGACTTTAGAGCTGTAGATGGTATAGCTTTTATGAAAAATGGGAATTACATAAAAACTAATCCTAGAGAGTTAGTTAAAAACATAGATGAAATAGACTATCCGGCATGGGATTTATTTAATATAGATCATTACTCGCTCCTAAGAATGCCAGGTATAGAAAATAAAGAGAGAAGTTTCCCTGTACTTTCGGGTAGAGGATGCACCTTTGAATGTAACTTTTGCTATAGAATGGACAAGGGTTTTAGACCAAGAAGTGCTAAAAGCATAATAGACGAGATAAATATATTGAAAGAAAGATATGCTATTTCATATATAATATTTTCAGATGAGCTTTTAATGAGCTCAAAAGAGCGTACAAGGGAATTGTGTGAAGCTTTTATTGAACATAATGTTGAAGTAAAGTGGGAGTGCAATGGACGACTAAACTACGCAGACGAAGAAATACTACGCTTAATGAAGAAGGCTGGATGTGTGTTTATAAACTATGGAATAGAGTCTTTAGATAATGATACACTGAAAGTTATGAATAAGGCACTGACAAAAGAAGTTATTACGAGAGGAATAGAGAATACGTTAAAAGTAGGCATAAGTCCAGGTTTTAATATAATATATGGGAATATAAATGAACCACTTGAAGCGATAGATGAAGCAGTTGAGTTCTTGTTTAAGTATGATGACCATGCACAGTTAAGAACGATTAGACCAGTAACACCTTATCCTGGTACTCCGCTATTTGAGTATGCTATTGAAAAAGGATACTTAAAAGATATTGAGGACTTTTATGAAAATAAACATACTAATTCAGATCTATTGAGTATAAATTTTACAAAATATTCAGATGAAGAAGTTTATGATAAGTTGAACTGGGCCAATAAAAAGCTTATAGATAAGTATATTGATAATCAAAAAACGAGTATGATGAAAGTCTGTGATGACCTGTACAGAAATAAAAATTCAGAATTTAGAGGCTTTAGACAGACTTAGTAAATCAATTACAAATGTAAAAATAGACCAGATAAAAATAGTCAAATATAGGTGCTTCCTCATATTCGGTTAAAACCTCACGCTCCAGGGTATGAAAATTAAGGGTGATTAAAATGAACTACGATATAATTTCGGAGATGTTTCCAGAGTATCGTTCAGTTAGTCAATAAATGTCGCAAATTTTATGCTTAATTATCCGACATTATATAGTCTTCTTTTTTCATAAGTGGCTTTCTTGATAGCCGATCTTCTTTCAAGAATCAGGATATCTCTACCC carries:
- a CDS encoding B12-binding domain-containing radical SAM protein, producing the protein MKVLMVAYDNDSFLTWFPQGLAYLAKACLNAGHDVEIYQQDIYHYPDSHLTEKLDRDQYDIVIVSVIGGYYQYRKLISLSEAINKSVNRENFKYLIGGHGPAADPEYFLRKTSADFVGIGEGEITIVELLNTIQKGLDFRAVDGIAFMKNGNYIKTNPRELVKNIDEIDYPAWDLFNIDHYSLLRMPGIENKERSFPVLSGRGCTFECNFCYRMDKGFRPRSAKSIIDEINILKERYAISYIIFSDELLMSSKERTRELCEAFIEHNVEVKWECNGRLNYADEEILRLMKKAGCVFINYGIESLDNDTLKVMNKALTKEVITRGIENTLKVGISPGFNIIYGNINEPLEAIDEAVEFLFKYDDHAQLRTIRPVTPYPGTPLFEYAIEKGYLKDIEDFYENKHTNSDLLSINFTKYSDEEVYDKLNWANKKLIDKYIDNQKTSMMKVCDDLYRNKNSEFRGFRQT